From the Sulfuricella sp. genome, one window contains:
- a CDS encoding UPF0149 family protein has protein sequence MHTTIMTEQELDQLEELLDSDIFKDEAMSLDALQGFLCAVASGPELVPPSVWMHEALGESPAYKSLEQAQQVANLVMQFYNSIATALSNGDDFDLILYAFEENHEQLDYVPWCDAYVYGTQIGESNWFDAAGEFAEDLSEKMEVFFLLSGLLKEDAEKHNEPWLSAKEEKKAMTQAQEAFPSTIGEIHQFWVARRSTPETIRREAPKVGRNDPCPCGSGKKFKQCCGKEPTVH, from the coding sequence ATGCACACCACGATCATGACTGAACAGGAACTCGACCAGCTGGAAGAACTGCTGGACTCGGACATTTTCAAGGACGAGGCCATGTCGCTCGATGCGCTGCAAGGCTTTCTGTGCGCGGTGGCCAGCGGACCGGAGCTGGTTCCGCCCAGCGTGTGGATGCACGAAGCGCTGGGCGAGTCGCCCGCCTACAAATCGCTGGAGCAGGCGCAGCAGGTTGCCAATCTGGTCATGCAGTTCTACAACAGCATTGCCACCGCCCTGAGCAACGGCGACGATTTCGACCTAATTCTCTATGCCTTTGAAGAAAATCATGAACAACTGGACTATGTACCGTGGTGCGACGCCTATGTTTACGGCACGCAGATCGGGGAAAGCAACTGGTTCGATGCGGCGGGCGAATTCGCCGAGGACCTGAGCGAAAAGATGGAAGTCTTCTTCCTGCTCAGCGGCCTGCTCAAGGAAGATGCCGAGAAGCACAACGAACCCTGGCTCTCCGCGAAAGAGGAAAAAAAGGCCATGACCCAAGCTCAGGAAGCCTTCCCCTCGACCATCGGCGAAATCCACCAGTTCTGGGTGGCGCGACGCAGCACGCCCGAGACGATCCGCCGCGAAGCCCCCAAGGTCGGCCGCAACGACCCCTGCCCCTGCGGCAGCGGGAAAAAATTCAAGCAGTGCTGCGGGAAGGAACCGACGGTGCATTGA
- the ycaO gene encoding 30S ribosomal protein S12 methylthiotransferase accessory factor YcaO: protein MHTESFIAGKDASLESSINTMQARLQGLGFHVEERSWLNPVDGVWSVHVRDRDCPLLFTNGKGASKLAALASALGEFFERLSCNYFWTHYYLGAEIAQRGFVHYPQEQWFQPGEEGAWPEQLLTPELRQFYDPEDSIDAESLVEHNSGNVGRGICALPYERQRDQANIWFPVNIIGNLYVSNGMSAGNTPAEARTQALSEIFERHVKFRIISEGLCLPDVPEEVIARYPRIEAGIRALRAAGFGILVKDASLGGEFPVMNVTLLHPGDQGCFSSFGAHPRFEIALERALTELLQGRALDALGGFPEPGFDLDEIASSPNIEIHFVDSSGIISWNFLGEEPDFEFCDWNFSSTTAGDYAWLVERIHAMGHDIYIADFTHLGVYACRIIVPGMSEIYPVDDLEWENNSVGNHIREAILHLPELEEEECADLLETLNELGLADQRPVAALIGLAADAGSFWSDLRVGELKTLLALASGDEDAIREGCDWVRHFEQLDPKRRRVYACIETLLKLDDPAPYRQALQQLYGSAALQQAEALLGREERFFGVQAPGMMLAGCDMHQRLLAAYDKLHARAG, encoded by the coding sequence ATGCACACAGAAAGCTTCATCGCGGGCAAGGATGCCTCGCTCGAATCCTCCATCAACACCATGCAGGCGCGGCTTCAAGGGCTGGGCTTTCACGTCGAGGAACGCTCCTGGCTCAACCCGGTGGATGGCGTGTGGTCGGTGCATGTGCGCGACCGCGACTGCCCGCTGCTGTTCACCAACGGCAAGGGGGCATCGAAGCTGGCGGCGCTGGCAAGCGCGCTGGGCGAGTTTTTCGAGCGCCTGTCGTGCAACTACTTCTGGACGCACTATTATCTCGGCGCCGAAATCGCCCAGCGCGGCTTCGTGCACTACCCGCAGGAGCAGTGGTTCCAGCCCGGCGAAGAGGGTGCATGGCCGGAGCAGTTGCTGACGCCGGAGCTGCGCCAGTTCTACGATCCAGAAGACAGTATCGATGCGGAATCCCTGGTCGAGCACAACTCCGGCAACGTCGGGCGCGGCATCTGCGCCCTGCCCTACGAGCGCCAGCGCGACCAGGCGAATATCTGGTTCCCGGTCAACATCATCGGCAATCTCTACGTCAGCAACGGCATGTCGGCCGGCAATACTCCGGCGGAGGCTCGCACCCAGGCGCTGTCGGAGATTTTCGAGCGCCACGTCAAGTTCCGCATCATCAGCGAGGGCCTGTGCCTGCCGGATGTGCCGGAGGAGGTCATCGCCCGCTATCCGCGCATCGAGGCCGGCATCCGCGCCCTGCGTGCGGCCGGTTTCGGCATCCTGGTCAAGGACGCCTCGCTCGGCGGCGAATTCCCGGTGATGAACGTGACCCTGCTGCACCCCGGGGACCAGGGCTGCTTCTCCAGCTTCGGCGCCCACCCGCGCTTCGAGATCGCGCTTGAACGCGCGCTCACCGAGCTCCTGCAGGGCCGCGCGCTGGACGCGCTGGGCGGCTTCCCCGAGCCGGGCTTCGACCTGGATGAAATCGCCAGCTCACCCAACATCGAAATCCACTTCGTCGATTCGAGCGGCATCATCAGCTGGAACTTCCTCGGCGAGGAGCCGGATTTCGAATTCTGCGACTGGAATTTCAGCTCCACCACCGCCGGGGACTACGCCTGGCTGGTCGAGCGCATCCACGCCATGGGCCACGACATCTACATCGCCGACTTCACCCACCTCGGCGTCTATGCCTGCCGCATCATCGTGCCGGGCATGTCGGAAATCTACCCGGTGGACGATCTGGAATGGGAGAACAACAGCGTCGGCAACCACATCCGCGAAGCTATCCTGCACCTGCCGGAGCTGGAAGAAGAGGAATGCGCCGACCTGCTGGAGACACTGAACGAGCTCGGCCTGGCCGACCAGCGCCCGGTCGCCGCCCTGATCGGCCTGGCAGCCGACGCCGGCTCCTTCTGGAGCGACCTGCGCGTGGGCGAGCTGAAGACCCTGCTGGCACTGGCCAGCGGCGACGAGGATGCGATCAGGGAAGGCTGCGACTGGGTGCGCCACTTCGAGCAGCTCGATCCCAAGCGCCGCCGTGTTTACGCCTGCATCGAAACCCTGCTCAAGCTCGACGACCCCGCGCCCTATCGCCAGGCGCTGCAACAGCTCTACGGCAGCGCGGCGCTGCAACAGGCGGAAGCCCTGCTAGGGCGGGAAGAACGCTTCTTCGGCGTGCAGGCGCCAGGCATGATGCTGGCCGGTTGCGACATGCACCAGCGCTTGCTGGCGGCCTATGACAAGCTGCATGCACGCGCGGGGTAA